Proteins from a single region of Esox lucius isolate fEsoLuc1 chromosome 13, fEsoLuc1.pri, whole genome shotgun sequence:
- the LOC117595412 gene encoding uncharacterized protein LOC117595412 produces the protein MPYITDIDVSINPEQEQGLRNQSFKIINVNLNKGAGGNNIYLWYKKGSSNPITRLQVTFTDEMQIGLRNAGYHKVDKDLNAGAGGDNIFLWCYKGTTKYDNPIVELKVTTDATDEAQNYQNGWERLACDLNRNANDNWIHVWVKKEKKMYISDIKATTSFTFDNEYFSQGYTRVDENVNRDAGERSIFLWYRHSLTQSQSINLLDVSTNNEEEEILQIQGYTCVGVNLNEGTGGPPINAWYKKGSDHAIQTITVIIQQEVSPYEKAGIHVIGKNLNTGNNGTPLYLAYP, from the coding sequence ATGCCGTACATCACAGATATTGATGTTTCCATTAATCCTGAACAGGAGCAAGGCCTAAGAAACCAAAGTTTCAAAATAATCAATGTTAATCTGAACAAAGGTGCTGGAGGAAATAATATTTACCTCTGGTACAAGAAGGGAAGCAGCAATCCCATCACCAGATTGCAGGTTACATTCACAGATGAAATGCAAATTGGTTTGAGGAACGCAGGTTACCATAAGGTGGATAAAGACCTCAATGCAGGGGCTGGAGGAGATAACATCTTTCTCTGGTGCTACAAAGGTACAACTAAGTATGACAACCCTATAGTGGAACTTAAGGTCACCACAGATGCAACAGATGAAGCCCAAAATTACCAGAATGGCTGGGAACGACTGGCGTGTGACCTGAATCGCAATGCTAATGACAACTGGATCCATGTTTGggtgaagaaagagaagaaaatgtacatCTCTGACATCAAGGCAACTACCTCTTTTACATTTGATAACGAGTATTTTTCCCAGGGCTACACCCGTGTGGATGAAAATGTGAATCGAGATGCAGGAGAACGCTCTATCTTTCTTTGGTATCGTCATTCTCTAACACAGTCCCAAAGCATCAATCTCCTTGATGTCTCCACTAACAATGAGGAAGAGGAAATCCTTCAGATACAGGGTTATACCTGTGTTGGTGTTAATCTCAATGAAGGAACAGGAGGCCCCCCGATAAATGCCTGGTACAAGAAGGGTTCAGACCATGCCATTCAGACCATCACTGTAATCATTCAACAAGAAGTGAGTCCTTATGAAAAGGCTGGCATCCATGTCATTGGAAAAAATCTGAATACAGGCAACAATGGCACCCCCTTGTACCTGGCATACCCATGA